A genomic segment from Spinacia oleracea cultivar Varoflay chromosome 3, BTI_SOV_V1, whole genome shotgun sequence encodes:
- the LOC110804026 gene encoding uncharacterized protein, with product MGRVKGKGKKQTVFTAKDDVENAKGENIEASKRRGRPQKSLKEEVGDEEFEKIVNFDENANSSITSRSSKGEITAMNGTKRKRPSQVKENSDTAEVENGSEANSSTEGFVKSVGFRQNGSRRKSKPHRAAEVGVKCK from the coding sequence ATGGGTAGAGTTAAAGGAAAAGGCAAGAAGCAGACCGTGTTTACAGCTAAAGATGATGTAGAGAACGCGAAAGGGGAGAACATTGAGGCATCTAAGAGAAGGGGAAGGCCACAGAAATCATTGAAGGAAGAGGTTGGAGATGAAGAGTTTGAGAAAATAGTGAATTTTGATGAAAATGCTAATAGTTCAATAACAAGTAGAAGCTCAAAAGGTGAAATTACTGCTATGAATGGAACAAAAAGGAAGAGGCCGTCACAAGTGAAGGAGAATTCAGATACTGCCGAGGTGGAAAATGGTTCAGAAGCCAATTCTAGTACTGAGGGCTTTGTGAAATCTGTAGGGTTTAGACAAAATGGAAGCAGGAGAAAAAGCAAGCCTCACCGAGCTGCTGAAGTTGGAGTAaaatgcaaatga
- the LOC130470297 gene encoding pathogenesis-related protein 1C-like, which produces MGKSIAFSLLLVAALASTVSHVSGSDKDAFMRVHNTARASVGLPPFTWDYRLASFAQSFANKRIYDCRLVHSNGPYGENIFWGSGGYSAAFATQTWVEERRYYDLYSNSCRGGMDCGHYTQIVWRRSTRLGCARVTCRNGGVFVTCNYDPPGNYIGSRPY; this is translated from the coding sequence ATGGGCAAAAGCATAGCATTTTCTCTCCTCCTCGTGGCGGCCTTAGCATCCACCGTATCCCATGTCTCTGGGTCGGACAAAGACGCCTTCATGCGAGTCCACAACACGGCTAGAGCGTCCGTGGGACTCCCCCCATTCACTTGGGATTACAGGCTAGCTTCCTTTGCTCAATCATTTGCTAATAAACGTATTTATGATTGCCGTTTGGTACACTCGAATGGTCCCTACGGGGAGAACATATTCTGGGGTAGCGGTGGTTATTCAGCGGCTTTTGCTACACAGACATGGGTGGAAGAGCGTAGGTACTATGACTTATACTCTAACTCATGTCGCGGTGGCATGGATTGTGGACATTACACACAGATCGTCTGGAGGAGATCTACACGCCTCGGTTGTGCTAGGGTTACTTGCAGAAATGGTGGCGTTTTCGTTACCTGCAACTATGATCCTCCTGGCAACTACATTGGCTCCCGCCCCTACTGA